A region of the Ranitomeya imitator isolate aRanImi1 chromosome 5, aRanImi1.pri, whole genome shotgun sequence genome:
TCTGATAATAGGCACTGTGGTTTCACCAAATGATAAGGACTttgcatcttaggctactttcacactagcatcgtacgacgcacgtctcaatgcgtcgttttgcagaaaaaacacatcctgcaaacttgtctgcaggatgcgttttttctccaaaggcttgtattagcgacgcattgccacacgtcacaaccgtcgtgcgtgTTGCGTCGGacagtcggcaccaaaaaacgttgcttgtaatgttttttggtgcgttgtgtctgccatttctgaccgcgcatgcgcagccggaactccgccccctactccccgcaactcacattggggcagcggatgcattgtaataatgtatccactgcccccgttgtgctgcgttgtgacaGGATGCGTCTGTGCGTAGgcctgacgcaatgcgacgggccgacacAGACGCTCGTGTTAAAGTAGCCTTACCACATGACATTTCCCCACACAGGCACCTTACATTGTTAAGTCTGACTTAAGCCTGACATGTTAGTTAAACATATCCAGTAATGCAATTTGTTTCTCTCTTTCTAGATGAACGACAGTGAAGCAAACCCCATACACCCTTGTCCCATAGAAGATGATTACAAGAATCTGGTGTATACAGTTGTCTACATCATTGTATTTCTCAGCGGATTGCTGTTTAATAGTGCTGCTGTGTACGTTTTTTGCAAAGTTAGGAGAAAGAAAGGAATTTCAACGATCTGCCTACTGAACCttgcagcggctgatcttctgttcaTATTTTTTCTGCCTCTCAGAATAACCTACTACCATAAGAATGGGACTTGGATTTTTGGAGACTTTATGTGTCGACTTACTGCATTCTCTTTCTTTTTCAGCATGTACTCTAGCATCTTTTTTTTAGCTTGTCTGAGTATTTTCCGCTATATGTCAGTGGTACACCAACGAGCAATCAAAGTTAAGACAGCAATTAAAGTTTGTGGTGGCGTCTGGGTTTTTACAGGTTTAAGCACAACACCCTTCCTTCTTTCTGGCATTATTGTTCGGGAAAATGTCATAAGATGTTTTGAGCCCTCTCAGCTGTCAGCATGGGAGAGGGTGATGTATATGAACTATTATGCTTTGGTTGTTGGATTCACTCTCCCTTTCTTTGCCATTTTGGTGTGTAATGGGTTGATCATCAGGCATATTGTTACTATGCCTATGGAGAAGAAAACCATTCAAAAGCAAGTTACTATGATGGTCTTGGTTCTTTTGGTTTGCTGCGTCTGTTTTTTGCCATATCATATTCAAAGGACAGTTCATTTACATTTCTTGGTTCATCATCCTGACACATGCACCTTACATGATGTCCTTCAGAAGACTGTTGTTACATCATTGTGTTTAGCTGTTCTTAACACCTGTTTGGATCCTCTGTTATACGTATTTGTAGGTCATGGTTATAAATCATGGCTGCTATATCTATGCAGACCCAAAAAGGCTGCAAATGTAAAAACTTCATCTACTGACTCGAGTGGTATCAATGAGGCAATGGTAGAAGAAGTTCCAATGAATGAAAATGGTCAAAGATCAAGAAATAATAATGAACTAAACAATGGAACGCTTATTTGCTAGAATTTCTATTATATCGGTTATTTACACAAGCCTAAGCATA
Encoded here:
- the LOC138638292 gene encoding cysteinyl leukotriene receptor 2-like, with protein sequence MNDSEANPIHPCPIEDDYKNLVYTVVYIIVFLSGLLFNSAAVYVFCKVRRKKGISTICLLNLAAADLLFIFFLPLRITYYHKNGTWIFGDFMCRLTAFSFFFSMYSSIFFLACLSIFRYMSVVHQRAIKVKTAIKVCGGVWVFTGLSTTPFLLSGIIVRENVIRCFEPSQLSAWERVMYMNYYALVVGFTLPFFAILVCNGLIIRHIVTMPMEKKTIQKQVTMMVLVLLVCCVCFLPYHIQRTVHLHFLVHHPDTCTLHDVLQKTVVTSLCLAVLNTCLDPLLYVFVGHGYKSWLLYLCRPKKAANVKTSSTDSSGINEAMVEEVPMNENGQRSRNNNELNNGTLIC